The following proteins are co-located in the Arctopsyche grandis isolate Sample6627 chromosome 3, ASM5162203v2, whole genome shotgun sequence genome:
- the LOC143923202 gene encoding uncharacterized protein LOC143923202 isoform X2 — protein sequence MAVQNKLLYAFRGWIAFVAFMDLGTAFRSYIERRSFFGHHLENEYLEDDFTVSRMLGMYSILKALALIHCTLYIHYRPVVSMGYWSLFLTIVLYCTEALYFHSTTLNFYVIFPCVLNALTLAGLIYLPGYINLWGSGVGVVSNGSSIGFDDDENSLLLRQLGHHPRHKRTRKQL from the exons atggcAGTGCAGAATAAATTGCTATATGCCTTCCGAGGATGGATTGCATTTGTGGCCTTTATGGATTTAGGAACAGCATTCAGATCTTACATTGAAAGAAGATCATTCTTTGGTCACCATCTCGAAAACGAATATTTAGAAG atgattTTACCGTCTCCAGAATGTTAGGAATGTATTCCATATTAAAAGCTTTGGCTCTTATACACTGTACGCTGTATATTCACTATCGACC GGTTGTCTCTATGGGGTATTGGTCattgtttttgaccattgtttTGTATTGTACAGAGGCCCTATATTTTCATTCGACAACATTGAACTTTTACGTGATCTTCCCTTGTGTATTAAACG cgtTGACTTTGGCAGGACTCATATATTTACCCGGTTATATCAATCTTTGGGGCTCCGGCGTAGGAGTCGTCAGTAACGGGTCTAGTATTGGATTTGACGATGACGAAAATAGCCTATTATTGAGACAACTCGGACACCATCCTCGACATAAGAGGACTCGTAAACAACTTTGA
- the LOC143923202 gene encoding uncharacterized protein LOC143923202 isoform X1: MAVQNKLLYAFRGWIAFVAFMDLGTAFRSYIERRSFFGHHLENEYLEGKVKKDDFTVSRMLGMYSILKALALIHCTLYIHYRPVVSMGYWSLFLTIVLYCTEALYFHSTTLNFYVIFPCVLNALTLAGLIYLPGYINLWGSGVGVVSNGSSIGFDDDENSLLLRQLGHHPRHKRTRKQL, translated from the exons atggcAGTGCAGAATAAATTGCTATATGCCTTCCGAGGATGGATTGCATTTGTGGCCTTTATGGATTTAGGAACAGCATTCAGATCTTACATTGAAAGAAGATCATTCTTTGGTCACCATCTCGAAAACGAATATTTAGAAGGTAAAGTTAAAAAAG atgattTTACCGTCTCCAGAATGTTAGGAATGTATTCCATATTAAAAGCTTTGGCTCTTATACACTGTACGCTGTATATTCACTATCGACC GGTTGTCTCTATGGGGTATTGGTCattgtttttgaccattgtttTGTATTGTACAGAGGCCCTATATTTTCATTCGACAACATTGAACTTTTACGTGATCTTCCCTTGTGTATTAAACG cgtTGACTTTGGCAGGACTCATATATTTACCCGGTTATATCAATCTTTGGGGCTCCGGCGTAGGAGTCGTCAGTAACGGGTCTAGTATTGGATTTGACGATGACGAAAATAGCCTATTATTGAGACAACTCGGACACCATCCTCGACATAAGAGGACTCGTAAACAACTTTGA